DNA sequence from the Fuscovulum ytuae genome:
CAAGGGTTTTTCGATCCGTCCGCACAGCGGCATCCGTCGCTTTCCGATGATCATAGCTTTCTTGAATTGCGCGGCGTGATGACGGCACTGACGGCGCGCGATGCCGAACTGGCCGCCACGGCCAAGGCCGTCTTGCATTGGCATCGATCCCACGGATTTTGCGCAGCCTGCGGTGCGGAATCGCATAGCGCTATGGGGGGGTGGCAAAAGAATTGCCCTGCCTGCGGTGCCCATCACTTCCCGCGCACTGATCCAGTGGTCATCATGCTGATCACACGGGGAAATCGCGTGTTGATCGGGCGAAATGGAAATTGGCCGGAAGGAATGTATTCGCTTCTCGCGGGGTTCATAGAACCAGGCGAAACGCTTGAGGCGGCCGTCCGTCGCGAGGTTTTGGAAGAATCCGGTGTTCAGGTCGGCGCTGTCAGATATCTGGCAAGCCAGCCTTGGCCTTTTCCCTCAAGCCTTATGTTTGGCTGCGCGGGCGAGGCGCTTTCCGACGAAATCCGCATTGATCCAGAAGAGCTGGAGGATGCGCTCTGGATTAACCGCGAAGAGATGGTTCTTGTGGTTACAGGGCAGCATCCGCGGATCAAGCCTGCACGACGTGGGGCAATCGCGCATTTCCTGATTGCGAACTGGCTTGCAGACAGGCTTGATTAAACTGGGCGGTCCGGGCAAAGGCGCAGGGCGTCGCGTGCCGGATGGGTGAGTCAATGGTTGCGAAGGGCAGGTCAGGACAGGAATGAAGATCAGCGGTCGAACGGATATCGGGGCGCCTATTGCCTTCGTCTTTGCTGCATTCAGCGATTTCGAAGGGTGGGAACGCTCTGCCATGCGGCGCGGCGCGGAAGTAAACCGCACTGACAAGCTGCGTGCAGCTGGCCCGGGCATGACTTGGCAAGCTCGCTTTGCATGGCGAGGCAAAGAACGGCAGTTGCAGCTTCGCCTAAAACGGCTGGAGCCGGGGCAGGGTATGACGCTGGATTTCGATGGGCCTTCCGTCGAAGGGGTTCTGAATATCGATCTCGTGCAACTGTCCGCGCGCCGCACCCGAGTTTTGATGCAGGTCGAATTGAAGCCGCGCACCCTCGCGGCGCGGCTGTTCATCCAATCCATGCGACTTGCGCGCAAGCGTGTGCAAAGACGCTTTGACGGAAGAATAGCTGAGATCGCGAATGATATCGAAAAGCGCTTCGCGGGTCAGCCATCGTTGTAATGGCTGACCATTCGACGCTTGCGCCATTTATCCGCGTTCGCGGTCAGCTGGGTAAACACCCAAAATGTTGAAGGCCGAGGTGAAATAGCGCAGCTCGTCAAAAGCGAGGCGGACATTGTCATCCTCGGGATGGCCTTCGATATCGGCATAGAATTCCGTCGCCGTGAAGCTGCCGCCGACCATATAGCTTTCAAGCTTGGTCATGTTCACGCCATTCGTGGCGAATCCCCCAAGCGCCTTGTAAAGCGCAGCCGGGATGTTGCGCACACGGAAGGTGAAGGTCGTCATCATCTTCCCGGCACCACGCCGCGATAGATCGGCCTCGCGAGACATGACAAGGAAGCGGGTCGTATTGTTCGCCTGATCCTCGATATGCCGCGCTATCACGTCGAGCCCGTAGATCTCGGCAGCGAGTTCGCTTGCCAAAGCCGCGTGGGTTGGATCGCCGCGTTCGGCCACTTCGCGCGCCGCACGGGCATTGTCGCTGCTTACTTTGCCCTTGATGTCATGTTTCTTCAGGAAACCCGCGCATTGCGGCAAGATCACCACATGGCCATGCGCCTCGGTGATCTGTTCAAGCTTTGCACCCTTCACGCCAAGCAGGTTCACATGCACCCGGACAAAGGCCTCATCCACAATGTGAAGCCCCGCGCGCGGCAAAAGGCTATGCACATCCGCGACCCGGCCATAGGTCGAATTTTCGACCGCCAGCATCCCAAGTTCGACCTCGCCAGACCGGGTAAGTTCGACGACATCCTCGAATGTCTGGCAAGGAACGACCTCCATATCCGGACGGGCCTGCGTGCAGGCCTGATGCGAATAAGCCCCCGGTTCCCCCTGGAATGCGATGCGTCCTGTCATATCCTGCGGCCTTTGCCTTCAATTACCCCGCAATAGGGGCGATTGGTCGCGCTACTACACCTTGAAACCCGGGGGGGGAAGCGGATACATACCCGCGCAAACAGAGTGCCAAGGGAACGCGCGAGATGTTCGATACGATGACGATGACCAAGGCGACCGGCGCGGTCTGCGGGTCGCTGC
Encoded proteins:
- the nudC gene encoding NAD(+) diphosphatase, producing the protein MRNAETVTFGGSALDRAAHLRADPAQLAKLRESGTVLPIWRGKPLFQSGERLAWMAPNSPVLAHSGEIVFLGLDEGVPRFAADISDWSPEAGAEAVEQGFFDPSAQRHPSLSDDHSFLELRGVMTALTARDAELAATAKAVLHWHRSHGFCAACGAESHSAMGGWQKNCPACGAHHFPRTDPVVIMLITRGNRVLIGRNGNWPEGMYSLLAGFIEPGETLEAAVRREVLEESGVQVGAVRYLASQPWPFPSSLMFGCAGEALSDEIRIDPEELEDALWINREEMVLVVTGQHPRIKPARRGAIAHFLIANWLADRLD
- a CDS encoding SRPBCC family protein produces the protein MKISGRTDIGAPIAFVFAAFSDFEGWERSAMRRGAEVNRTDKLRAAGPGMTWQARFAWRGKERQLQLRLKRLEPGQGMTLDFDGPSVEGVLNIDLVQLSARRTRVLMQVELKPRTLAARLFIQSMRLARKRVQRRFDGRIAEIANDIEKRFAGQPSL
- a CDS encoding prephenate dehydratase; this translates as MTGRIAFQGEPGAYSHQACTQARPDMEVVPCQTFEDVVELTRSGEVELGMLAVENSTYGRVADVHSLLPRAGLHIVDEAFVRVHVNLLGVKGAKLEQITEAHGHVVILPQCAGFLKKHDIKGKVSSDNARAAREVAERGDPTHAALASELAAEIYGLDVIARHIEDQANNTTRFLVMSREADLSRRGAGKMMTTFTFRVRNIPAALYKALGGFATNGVNMTKLESYMVGGSFTATEFYADIEGHPEDDNVRLAFDELRYFTSAFNILGVYPADRERG